From a region of the Streptomyces sp. B21-083 genome:
- a CDS encoding NB-ARC domain-containing protein has product MTVEELVAAVVALAIVAAKRLGAGLADRAVEGVEQSVADRLGRLYRWVVGRLSGEEGAALVEEADRSPAARAQLRRRLVLALGEDPSGVEELRMLLSPHALALLSESSGVPRQLPPAPADFTGRGQEVARLVEAVERPGGSRVCLLHGPGGIGKTSVALQISHQLVQFFPDGQLFVDLNGAEERPASVVEVLGDFLEALGTPRGRIPDDVAGRTRQFRTELADRRVLIVLDNAASEQQVGALIPGGSSCVVLITSRQALATLAVDERVALPGLDEGAAWDLLRRISGPDRVDEDPQAGRAVVGLCNGLPLALRIAGARLATFPARTLGSFARDLADDHRRLDMLSLGERSVRAVFRASYQALPSLERRAFRLLSALDAPDLPTWALSPLLDVDADAADACLERLLLAHLVQTRRGETGGQRIVLHDLTRGFSKEMAAEQPADAADSAVRRLLGALLSMADAADAHLRPAGARHRGRDGAVRRSPPEDTVAGDVWEAVHWFEAERPVLVAAVAHAHARGWWELCWEITDAMSIALEHQWRWDISRQVHGLALDAADRLGDGQARAALLRNLGEALRDGGDDLDRAAECFSEAIALFRSSGDAHGESDALGNLGILQRQQGALREAERTLTAAELRFRALPLERGLAWTLRERAVISRHHAQYTQAHAQLDEAQTLFTANEEIRGIGWILRTRADTEKESTTCGCPLPHRWYGGPWPGHHTTSRLAQDPRWAAARTHYVDAAQVLHAVRDHRGHTWVTLGLADMGPL; this is encoded by the coding sequence ATGACGGTTGAGGAGCTCGTGGCGGCAGTTGTCGCTTTGGCGATCGTGGCTGCGAAGAGGCTGGGCGCTGGTCTGGCGGATCGTGCGGTGGAGGGTGTGGAGCAGTCGGTGGCCGACCGGCTGGGGCGGCTGTACCGGTGGGTGGTCGGACGGCTGTCTGGTGAGGAGGGCGCGGCCCTGGTCGAGGAGGCGGACCGTTCTCCTGCTGCACGGGCTCAGCTGCGACGGCGGCTGGTGCTGGCTCTGGGTGAAGATCCTTCAGGCGTCGAGGAATTGCGGATGCTGCTGTCACCGCACGCGCTGGCTCTTCTTTCGGAATCGTCCGGTGTCCCGCGTCAGTTGCCGCCGGCGCCGGCGGATTTCACTGGACGCGGCCAGGAGGTGGCGCGGCTGGTGGAGGCTGTTGAGCGTCCTGGTGGGTCCAGGGTGTGTCTGTTGCACGGGCCGGGTGGGATTGGCAAAACATCTGTCGCGTTGCAGATTTCTCACCAGCTGGTGCAGTTTTTTCCCGACGGTCAGCTCTTCGTCGATCTGAACGGGGCGGAAGAGCGTCCTGCCTCCGTGGTCGAGGTGCTGGGCGACTTCCTGGAGGCTCTGGGGACACCACGCGGAAGAATCCCCGACGATGTTGCCGGGCGGACACGGCAGTTCCGTACGGAGTTGGCCGATCGGCGTGTCCTGATCGTTTTGGACAACGCGGCCAGTGAGCAGCAGGTAGGTGCGCTGATACCGGGTGGGTCGTCGTGCGTTGTCCTGATCACCAGCCGCCAGGCTCTTGCCACGCTGGCCGTGGATGAGCGCGTCGCTCTGCCGGGGTTGGACGAGGGCGCCGCCTGGGATCTGCTGCGGCGGATCAGCGGCCCGGACCGGGTGGACGAGGACCCTCAAGCAGGCCGCGCTGTAGTCGGTCTGTGCAACGGGCTGCCGCTTGCCCTTCGTATCGCGGGAGCGCGGCTGGCCACCTTTCCCGCGCGTACCTTGGGCTCGTTTGCCCGCGATCTGGCCGACGACCACCGGCGGCTGGATATGCTGAGCCTGGGCGAGCGCAGTGTACGGGCGGTCTTCCGCGCCAGTTATCAGGCGCTCCCGTCGTTGGAGCGGCGTGCGTTCCGGCTGTTGTCGGCCCTGGACGCACCCGACCTGCCGACGTGGGCGCTGTCGCCATTACTGGACGTAGACGCCGATGCGGCCGACGCATGTCTGGAAAGGCTCCTGCTGGCTCATCTCGTACAGACTCGCCGCGGCGAGACAGGCGGCCAGCGCATCGTGCTGCACGATCTCACGCGCGGGTTCTCCAAGGAGATGGCGGCCGAACAGCCTGCGGACGCCGCCGACAGCGCTGTACGGCGTCTGCTCGGCGCCCTCCTCAGCATGGCCGACGCAGCCGACGCGCACCTACGGCCGGCAGGTGCCCGGCACCGCGGCCGTGACGGGGCAGTCCGTCGTTCCCCGCCGGAGGACACCGTGGCAGGTGACGTGTGGGAGGCCGTCCACTGGTTCGAAGCCGAGCGTCCCGTTCTGGTGGCAGCTGTCGCCCACGCTCACGCTCGCGGGTGGTGGGAGCTGTGCTGGGAGATCACCGACGCGATGAGTATCGCTCTTGAGCATCAATGGCGCTGGGACATCAGCCGTCAGGTTCACGGGCTCGCATTGGACGCGGCCGACCGTCTGGGGGATGGCCAGGCCCGTGCCGCACTGCTGCGCAACCTCGGCGAAGCCCTGCGGGACGGCGGCGACGACCTGGACAGGGCCGCAGAGTGCTTCAGCGAAGCGATCGCTCTCTTCCGCAGCTCAGGCGACGCACACGGCGAAAGCGACGCCCTGGGCAACCTGGGAATTCTGCAGCGTCAGCAAGGCGCACTGCGGGAAGCCGAGCGAACGCTGACCGCGGCCGAGCTGCGCTTCCGGGCCCTGCCACTGGAGCGCGGGCTGGCCTGGACCCTGCGGGAAAGGGCGGTGATCAGCCGACACCACGCTCAATACACCCAAGCACACGCCCAACTCGACGAAGCCCAAACCCTGTTCACCGCCAACGAAGAAATCCGTGGCATCGGCTGGATCCTGCGCACCCGCGCCGATACCGAGAAGGAGAGCACGACGTGCGGCTGCCCGCTCCCTCACCGCTGGTATGGAGGCCCTTGGCCCGGACACCACACGACGAGTCGTCTCGCACAAGATCCGCGATGGGCCGCGGCCCGCACCCACTACGTCGACGCTGCCCAGGTTCTGCACGCCGTCCGGGACCACCGCGGGCACACCTGGGTCACTTTGGGGCTGGCAGACATGGGCCCTCTATGA
- a CDS encoding barstar family protein, whose product MTATTAWIRRLTDAAPANIPTACREVRGSRCRTVEGLFTEWAAGLDFPDYFGHNWDAFHDCLRDTVPSAGIMPAGPEAPPTAAIVLREAGDLLADEEERALGVLLLILNQVADSGSTGPRLLLLLDDTSEQLVSLARRLADVGYPPAFADKHP is encoded by the coding sequence TTGACCGCTACGACAGCCTGGATCCGCCGCTTGACCGACGCGGCGCCGGCCAACATTCCGACGGCATGCCGGGAGGTACGCGGCTCTCGCTGCCGCACCGTCGAGGGCCTGTTCACCGAATGGGCCGCCGGCCTCGACTTTCCCGACTACTTCGGCCACAACTGGGACGCCTTCCACGACTGCCTCCGCGACACCGTGCCGAGCGCCGGCATCATGCCGGCCGGCCCGGAGGCTCCCCCGACGGCGGCGATCGTCCTGCGGGAGGCCGGGGACCTCTTGGCCGATGAGGAGGAGCGCGCGCTGGGTGTCCTTCTGCTGATCCTGAACCAGGTCGCCGACAGCGGCAGCACCGGGCCGCGACTGCTGCTCCTCCTCGACGACACCTCCGAACAGCTCGTCTCCCTCGCCCGGCGGCTGGCGGACGTGGGATATCCACCGGCTTTTGCGGACAAGCACCCGTGA
- a CDS encoding tetratricopeptide repeat protein — MSEAPAPVPERAENRDPEARRPGPAALTAGSRSAPVTASGQRAVAIGGDNLGIVSTGDGATIHLEIHPYGPAPTALASLPPKPAGFTGRDKELTVLTELLRPTVGAEPRQVGAINGGTATPADDGVLETGAVVVAAVAGTAGVGKTSLVVAAGHLAAQLGYVDAFLFIDLRGYDTAPVLPAQALDALLRSLGVEDAHIPPTLEERASLYRSQLETMAVSGSAVLVIADNASTPQQVRPLLPGNGSHRLLVTSRHTLPTLGARLLDLDVLTPSSALRLLDTALRIADPADSRAVLQEADALTVARLCGYLPLALQIAAALLIDDPQQHFGELAAELARTTSPLDHLDDGERALRSSLDLSFQSLTGPQADSFRRLGLNPGPDISTTDAALLLERDDRETRALLAALTRAHLLVRGVVRDRWHMLDLIRAYAQELADRYSTTTDVYRQVQHRLFEHRVATVKAADGRLTAFPEQPVPQVFAGERQALDWLDAERTNLLATVETAHLLGHHDLARRLPPLLAEYLERGRYIDDWVTAATTALASARVLPVRRDEATAWICLGAALDGARRFQEAAEAHRQGLIISQEIEDRELEGVALSNLGCALLELGAYEEAGDVHRRDLAICQEINDLSGEGKAWHNLGNVMRHLRRFDEALHGHQRDLDICRSLGDRRGEGAAWQCLGAVLTEVRRFDEAVDALEEALALYVVTEDRFAEAGALTDLGIVFRETRRYEEAAATHREVRAIYEEFDDAHGVSCAWGNLGRALTGLGEFEAALDAHRRSLRMCQEADDLLGEAGAWCNIGVTHSAAGHFPEAIEAHLRDLALCLRTEDRSSEGAAWNGLGIAYTGVGRFDEAIEAHRRDIAICRETEDQYGEGVTWNDLGAPLAASGKYEEAAQAHRHAIGLFRRTNAPYEEGEAFAGLAAALAADGHDRGEVRAAWEASAAAFTTAGAVPEAAASRGAAAAV, encoded by the coding sequence TTGAGTGAGGCCCCGGCCCCCGTACCGGAGCGCGCTGAGAACCGTGACCCCGAAGCCCGCCGCCCCGGGCCCGCCGCACTGACGGCGGGTTCACGGTCCGCCCCTGTCACTGCCTCGGGACAGCGTGCGGTCGCCATCGGCGGCGACAACCTCGGGATCGTCTCGACGGGCGACGGGGCCACGATCCACTTGGAGATCCACCCCTACGGACCCGCTCCGACGGCACTGGCCTCCCTGCCCCCGAAACCGGCAGGATTCACGGGTCGCGACAAGGAACTGACCGTCCTGACGGAGCTGCTCCGGCCGACCGTCGGCGCCGAACCCCGCCAGGTTGGCGCCATCAACGGCGGGACGGCCACCCCCGCGGACGATGGCGTACTCGAAACCGGTGCCGTGGTGGTCGCGGCGGTGGCAGGCACCGCGGGCGTCGGAAAGACGTCACTCGTCGTGGCCGCTGGCCACCTCGCTGCGCAGCTGGGGTACGTCGACGCTTTCCTCTTCATCGACCTGCGCGGATACGACACGGCTCCGGTCCTGCCGGCCCAGGCCCTGGACGCGCTGTTGCGCTCCCTGGGCGTCGAGGACGCGCACATCCCACCCACGCTGGAGGAACGTGCCTCCCTGTACCGTTCCCAGCTCGAGACCATGGCCGTCAGTGGCTCGGCCGTGCTGGTCATCGCTGACAATGCCTCCACGCCCCAGCAGGTCCGGCCCCTCCTGCCGGGCAACGGCTCGCACCGGCTCCTCGTGACGTCCCGGCACACGCTGCCGACTCTGGGTGCCCGCCTGCTGGACCTCGACGTCCTCACTCCCTCCAGCGCCCTGCGGCTGCTCGACACCGCTCTGCGGATCGCCGATCCGGCCGACTCACGCGCCGTTCTTCAGGAAGCGGACGCTCTGACTGTCGCACGCCTGTGCGGATATCTGCCTCTGGCTCTGCAGATCGCCGCCGCTCTGCTCATCGACGACCCGCAACAGCACTTCGGCGAGCTGGCCGCCGAACTGGCTCGCACCACCAGCCCCCTGGATCACCTGGACGATGGCGAGCGCGCTCTGCGCTCCTCGTTGGATCTGTCCTTTCAGTCGTTGACCGGACCACAGGCCGACTCCTTTCGGCGACTGGGACTGAACCCCGGGCCCGACATTTCCACCACCGATGCCGCGCTTCTCCTGGAGCGCGACGACCGGGAGACCCGCGCGCTGCTGGCCGCCCTGACCCGGGCGCATCTCCTCGTTCGGGGCGTGGTGAGGGATCGGTGGCACATGCTCGACCTCATCCGTGCCTACGCTCAGGAACTGGCTGACCGGTACTCCACAACGACGGACGTCTACCGCCAGGTCCAGCACCGGCTGTTCGAGCACCGCGTCGCCACCGTGAAAGCGGCCGACGGCCGCCTCACAGCATTCCCCGAACAACCCGTGCCGCAGGTCTTCGCCGGAGAACGGCAGGCGCTGGACTGGTTGGACGCCGAACGGACCAACCTCCTGGCCACCGTCGAAACAGCCCACCTGCTCGGTCACCACGACCTCGCCCGCCGTCTGCCACCGCTGCTCGCCGAGTACCTCGAACGGGGCCGCTACATCGACGACTGGGTGACCGCTGCCACCACCGCGCTCGCTTCCGCACGGGTTCTCCCGGTCCGGCGAGACGAGGCCACGGCCTGGATCTGTCTGGGCGCCGCCCTCGACGGAGCACGACGGTTCCAGGAGGCGGCCGAGGCACACCGGCAGGGTCTGATCATCAGCCAGGAGATCGAGGACCGGGAGCTCGAAGGCGTGGCGCTGAGCAACCTCGGTTGTGCCCTGCTCGAACTGGGCGCATACGAAGAGGCGGGCGACGTGCACCGGCGGGACCTGGCGATCTGCCAGGAGATCAACGACCTGAGCGGGGAGGGCAAGGCGTGGCACAACCTCGGCAATGTGATGCGCCACCTGCGACGCTTCGACGAGGCCCTCCACGGCCATCAACGGGACCTGGACATCTGCCGGTCGCTCGGCGACCGGCGCGGTGAGGGGGCGGCGTGGCAGTGCCTCGGCGCCGTTCTCACCGAAGTCCGCAGGTTCGACGAGGCGGTCGACGCGCTGGAGGAGGCTCTGGCGCTCTACGTGGTGACCGAGGACAGATTCGCCGAAGCCGGCGCGCTTACTGATCTGGGAATTGTATTCCGTGAGACGAGACGATACGAGGAGGCAGCCGCGACGCACCGCGAAGTCCGCGCGATCTACGAGGAGTTCGATGACGCGCACGGTGTGTCCTGCGCATGGGGCAACCTTGGCAGGGCTCTCACGGGCCTGGGTGAGTTCGAGGCGGCGCTGGACGCGCACCGAAGATCCCTGCGCATGTGTCAGGAAGCGGATGACCTGTTGGGCGAGGCGGGGGCATGGTGCAACATCGGCGTCACACATTCTGCCGCCGGCCACTTCCCCGAGGCCATCGAGGCACATCTGCGCGACCTGGCTCTGTGCCTGCGGACGGAGGACCGGTCAAGTGAAGGCGCCGCATGGAACGGGCTCGGTATCGCTTACACCGGCGTCGGAAGGTTTGACGAGGCCATCGAAGCCCACAGGCGTGACATCGCCATCTGCCGGGAGACCGAGGACCAGTACGGCGAGGGTGTGACCTGGAACGACCTCGGCGCCCCCCTCGCCGCATCAGGGAAGTACGAGGAAGCGGCGCAGGCTCATCGGCATGCCATCGGCTTGTTCCGGAGAACGAACGCCCCGTACGAGGAGGGCGAGGCGTTCGCGGGCCTCGCGGCAGCGCTGGCCGCAGACGGGCATGACCGGGGCGAGGTCCGTGCCGCCTGGGAGGCGTCGGCCGCTGCCTTCACCACGGCGGGCGCCGTTCCCGAGGCAGCCGCATCCCGGGGCGCCGCAGCAGCGGTCTGA